A single genomic interval of Luteolibacter arcticus harbors:
- a CDS encoding type II secretion system protein GspG, producing MKIQGIRRRHAGFSLMELVVVVAIIAVLAALTLGAFNFINQKSARTKAKVQVSLLANAIQDYHADNRSYPVSTDANGERGDEVLYKALYWEGYEGRDSGGKIYLGELDPLNNTKAGQGWILGKDAQARIIDPWANPYRYRTGDQAVNVDFDLWSMGPDGKTNPDAKHKDSLDDIKSW from the coding sequence ATGAAAATCCAAGGTATCCGCCGCCGCCACGCGGGCTTCAGCTTGATGGAGCTCGTCGTGGTCGTCGCCATCATCGCCGTGCTCGCCGCGCTCACGCTCGGTGCCTTCAACTTCATCAACCAGAAGAGCGCGCGCACCAAGGCCAAGGTCCAGGTGAGCCTGCTCGCGAACGCGATTCAAGACTACCACGCCGACAACCGCTCCTATCCGGTCAGCACGGATGCGAACGGCGAGCGCGGTGACGAGGTGCTCTACAAGGCCCTCTATTGGGAAGGCTACGAAGGCCGCGATAGCGGCGGAAAGATCTACCTCGGCGAACTGGATCCGCTGAACAACACCAAGGCCGGACAGGGATGGATTCTGGGCAAGGATGCCCAGGCCCGCATCATCGATCCGTGGGCGAATCCCTACCGCTACCGCACCGGCGATCAGGCGGTGAATGTTGACTTCGACCTGTGGTCGATGGGACCCGATGGCAAGACCAACCCGGATGCCAAGCACAAGGATAGCCTCGACGATATCAAGAGCTGGTAA
- the cysS gene encoding cysteine--tRNA ligase translates to MAMRLYDTLARELKELSPLDGTTYRFYCCGPTVYGPAHIGNFRTFVLQDVFRRTLETGGMRTFHVRNITDVDDKTIRDSQAAGKTLKEFTDHWTEKFHIDCEALGMLPPHVEPGAVEHIDQQVAMIATLVEKGNAYASEDGSVYFNIASYPEYGRLSRLDTRELELGKTQNERANSDEYEKDSISDFVLWKGRKPEDGDNFWPSPWGEGRPGWHLECSAMIQEYLGADFDLHGGGEDLMFPHHENEIAQSKCACGGHFAAHWFHSTHLLVDGGKMAKSKGNFYTLDDLKAKGFTAMEVRYVMIGGHYRKQLNFTLDSLHAAREAMAKLAKGARSLAAKAPAEARFDSVDFGPFQAAWDSLNDDLNTPGCLGGLFTGLRESVKLEGEDAAKALAAFNRVLRAIGLTLPEDEPEVDIPADIRALAEERWAARTAKDWAKADEMRGQLVEKGWNMKDGKEGYELTPV, encoded by the coding sequence GTGGCGATGCGGCTTTACGACACGCTGGCCCGCGAGCTCAAGGAGCTCAGCCCCCTCGACGGCACGACCTACCGGTTCTACTGCTGCGGTCCCACCGTGTATGGCCCGGCGCACATCGGGAACTTCCGCACCTTCGTGCTGCAGGATGTCTTCCGGCGCACCTTGGAAACCGGTGGAATGCGGACCTTCCACGTCCGCAACATCACCGATGTGGATGACAAGACGATCCGCGACTCGCAGGCCGCCGGCAAGACGCTGAAGGAGTTCACCGACCACTGGACGGAGAAGTTCCATATCGATTGCGAGGCGCTGGGAATGCTGCCGCCCCACGTCGAGCCGGGCGCGGTCGAGCACATCGACCAGCAGGTGGCGATGATCGCGACCTTGGTGGAGAAGGGGAATGCCTATGCTTCCGAGGATGGCTCGGTGTATTTCAACATCGCTTCCTACCCGGAATACGGGCGTCTCTCACGTCTCGACACGCGCGAGCTGGAACTCGGCAAGACTCAGAATGAGCGGGCGAACTCCGACGAGTACGAGAAAGATAGTATTTCCGACTTCGTGCTATGGAAGGGCCGCAAGCCCGAGGATGGCGACAACTTCTGGCCCTCTCCCTGGGGCGAGGGAAGGCCGGGCTGGCACCTCGAGTGCTCGGCGATGATCCAAGAGTATCTCGGTGCCGACTTCGACCTGCACGGGGGCGGGGAGGACCTGATGTTCCCGCACCACGAGAACGAGATCGCGCAAAGCAAGTGCGCCTGCGGCGGGCACTTCGCCGCCCATTGGTTTCACTCGACCCACCTGCTGGTGGACGGTGGGAAGATGGCCAAGTCGAAGGGGAATTTCTATACGCTCGATGACCTCAAAGCGAAGGGCTTCACCGCGATGGAGGTGCGCTATGTGATGATCGGCGGGCACTACCGCAAGCAGCTCAATTTCACGCTCGATTCGCTCCACGCCGCCCGCGAGGCGATGGCGAAGCTGGCGAAAGGCGCCCGCAGCCTGGCCGCGAAAGCCCCGGCGGAAGCGCGCTTCGACTCGGTCGACTTCGGCCCGTTCCAAGCCGCATGGGATTCGCTCAATGACGACCTCAACACGCCGGGCTGTCTCGGTGGTCTTTTCACCGGCCTCCGGGAATCGGTGAAGCTGGAGGGCGAGGACGCCGCGAAAGCACTGGCAGCCTTCAACCGCGTGCTGCGGGCCATCGGCCTGACGCTGCCGGAGGACGAACCCGAGGTCGACATTCCCGCCGACATCCGCGCCCTCGCCGAGGAGCGATGGGCGGCGCGCACGGCCAAGGACTGGGCCAAGGCGGACGAGATGCGCGGCCAGCTCGTCGAGAAAGGATGGAACATGAAGGATGGCAAGGAAGGCTACGAGCTGACGCCCGTATAG
- a CDS encoding DUF1287 domain-containing protein yields MRALLCFLLMLLPLSAQDTGAKIVTAARKQVGVTLSYDPAYVSLAYPGGDVPREKGVCTDVVIRALRDGLSQDLQKLVHEDMKANFSAYPKNWGLSRTDKNIDHRRVPNLQAYFKRCGYKVADTKDATKFLPGDLVTCTVPPNLPHVMIVSDKKTTEGVPLVIHNIGGGAREEDVLFTYPLTGHYRWK; encoded by the coding sequence ATGCGAGCGTTGCTTTGCTTTCTCCTGATGCTGCTCCCGCTGTCCGCGCAGGACACCGGCGCGAAGATCGTCACCGCGGCCCGCAAGCAGGTGGGCGTGACGCTTTCCTATGACCCGGCCTATGTCTCGCTGGCCTACCCGGGCGGGGACGTGCCGCGCGAAAAGGGCGTCTGCACCGACGTGGTGATCCGCGCCCTGCGCGACGGGCTTTCGCAGGATCTCCAGAAGCTGGTCCACGAGGACATGAAGGCGAACTTCTCCGCCTATCCCAAGAACTGGGGACTGAGCCGCACCGACAAGAACATCGACCACCGCCGCGTGCCGAACTTGCAGGCCTACTTCAAGCGCTGCGGCTACAAGGTGGCCGACACCAAGGACGCGACCAAGTTCCTGCCCGGGGATCTGGTCACCTGCACGGTGCCGCCGAATCTGCCGCACGTGATGATCGTGAGCGACAAAAAGACGACCGAGGGCGTGCCGCTGGTCATTCACAACATCGGCGGCGGCGCGCGGGAGGAAGACGTGCTCTTCACCTACCCGCTGACCGGGCACTACCGGTGGAAGTAG
- a CDS encoding metal-dependent hydrolase yields MLIGTHTLLPVCLGLVAENVSLAKGRGHVFPPWGLVAIGVFGALPDLCTPHVSLDARYASWSHTLWFLGAMIPVTGMVASFFGKEGRWRLALACWLAVLLHLIGDAVAGGIAWLQPWRPDVIGEYYIPAADWLWYDIGFVLLTWVLVRLRPHAEARGMEDKAAASTPETQA; encoded by the coding sequence ATGCTGATCGGCACCCACACCTTGCTACCCGTATGCCTCGGTCTGGTGGCGGAAAACGTGTCGCTCGCCAAGGGGCGGGGGCACGTCTTCCCGCCATGGGGCCTGGTGGCGATCGGGGTCTTCGGGGCGCTGCCGGATCTGTGCACGCCGCATGTGTCGCTGGATGCGCGCTACGCAAGCTGGTCGCACACGCTATGGTTCCTCGGCGCGATGATTCCCGTCACGGGGATGGTCGCCTCGTTTTTCGGGAAGGAAGGCCGGTGGAGGCTGGCGCTGGCGTGCTGGCTGGCCGTGCTGCTCCACCTGATCGGTGACGCGGTGGCGGGCGGGATCGCGTGGCTGCAGCCATGGCGGCCGGATGTGATCGGCGAGTACTACATTCCGGCGGCCGACTGGCTGTGGTACGACATCGGCTTCGTGCTGCTGACCTGGGTCTTGGTGCGCTTGCGGCCGCATGCGGAGGCGCGCGGCATGGAAGACAAAGCGGCCGCGAGCACGCCGGAAACCCAGGCGTGA
- a CDS encoding serine hydrolase: MRLSRLLIVLAAVCPALAAQPLHEIAEKAGAKLPAGGIVTAESIAGTTRFAAAGKLEPADIAPENRVFEIGSITKVFTGLLLADAVEHKKVRLDSTLKELLDGQVSFIDPDVAAITLVQLSTHTSGLPRLPDNMGWFNALSKDPYKAYDRNDALKFLAKAELPHAPPFPSSYSNYGVGLLGELISGIHGKSYADLVAEKITGPLGMKDTMVLPGEAQQMRLAPPYNGAKPSHSWTFQAMAGAGALRSTAADLVTFGQALLEPDKTPLSAAIKGMLTVHAPYEDSGAEIGLGIMIDKIDGHREYSHSGGTGGYRSALQVIPDLKIIRVALVNNTAFGPASLFGKTRDDKHSDAPEQKLSAEELDAFTGVFESGPQARFTVVRRDDHLHVRLTGQPFFPVKCIGKDRFRYDAVVAELQFGREEDAVSSLVLHQNGREVPAKRSGDAPTVEFPTAEALDAYAGEYALFPGKVFTITRKDDTLMAQLTGQPEMPVFASKPDYFEYDVVEAAIEFQRDAADKVTGLILHQNGKHTAKKR; encoded by the coding sequence ATGCGCCTCTCCCGCCTGCTCATCGTCTTGGCAGCCGTGTGCCCTGCCCTAGCAGCACAGCCGCTCCACGAGATCGCGGAGAAGGCTGGGGCCAAGTTGCCCGCCGGTGGCATCGTCACCGCCGAATCCATCGCAGGCACCACCCGCTTCGCCGCAGCGGGCAAGTTGGAGCCCGCCGACATCGCTCCCGAAAACCGCGTCTTCGAAATCGGCTCCATCACCAAGGTCTTCACCGGCCTGCTGCTCGCCGATGCAGTGGAGCACAAGAAGGTCCGCCTCGATAGCACGCTGAAGGAGCTGTTAGACGGGCAGGTCTCCTTCATCGATCCGGACGTGGCCGCCATCACGCTGGTCCAGCTTTCCACCCACACCAGCGGGTTGCCGCGGCTGCCGGATAACATGGGGTGGTTCAACGCTCTCTCGAAGGATCCCTATAAGGCCTACGACCGCAACGACGCGCTCAAGTTCCTCGCGAAAGCCGAGCTGCCTCATGCGCCGCCCTTTCCCTCGTCGTATTCAAACTACGGCGTCGGCCTGTTAGGCGAGTTGATCTCCGGCATTCACGGAAAAAGCTACGCCGATCTCGTCGCGGAAAAGATCACCGGTCCGCTCGGCATGAAGGACACCATGGTCCTACCCGGTGAGGCCCAGCAGATGCGGCTCGCCCCGCCCTACAATGGCGCCAAGCCAAGCCACTCGTGGACCTTCCAGGCGATGGCCGGAGCCGGAGCGCTGCGCTCGACCGCAGCCGACTTGGTCACCTTCGGCCAAGCCTTGTTAGAGCCCGACAAGACACCGCTTTCCGCAGCGATCAAGGGCATGCTCACGGTGCACGCTCCCTACGAAGATAGCGGGGCCGAGATCGGGCTGGGCATCATGATCGACAAGATCGACGGGCACCGCGAATACAGCCACAGCGGCGGGACCGGCGGCTATCGCTCCGCGCTACAGGTGATCCCTGACCTCAAGATCATCCGCGTCGCGTTGGTCAACAACACCGCGTTCGGACCGGCATCGTTGTTTGGCAAGACCCGCGACGACAAGCACTCGGACGCCCCCGAACAAAAGCTTTCCGCGGAGGAGCTCGATGCCTTCACCGGCGTCTTCGAGTCGGGGCCGCAAGCTCGCTTCACCGTCGTCCGCCGCGACGACCATCTCCACGTGCGCCTGACCGGACAGCCCTTCTTCCCCGTGAAGTGCATCGGCAAGGACCGCTTTCGCTATGATGCGGTCGTCGCCGAGCTGCAGTTCGGTCGCGAGGAAGACGCCGTCAGCTCGCTGGTGCTCCACCAGAATGGCCGCGAAGTCCCGGCAAAGCGAAGCGGCGATGCCCCGACCGTCGAGTTTCCCACCGCCGAAGCCCTCGACGCCTACGCGGGCGAGTATGCCCTTTTTCCCGGCAAGGTCTTCACGATCACCCGGAAGGACGACACGCTCATGGCCCAGCTCACCGGCCAGCCCGAGATGCCGGTTTTCGCCAGCAAGCCCGACTACTTCGAATACGACGTGGTGGAAGCCGCGATCGAGTTCCAGCGCGACGCCGCGGACAAGGTCACCGGCCTGATCCTCCACCAGAACGGCAAACACACCGCAAAGAAGCGCTAG
- the hemL gene encoding glutamate-1-semialdehyde 2,1-aminomutase: MTGPLSQKLFAAAKEKIPGGVNSPVRAFRNVGGEPFFVRRAKGSRIEDVDGKTYIDYIGSWGPNILGHAPTVVTNTIHEVAKDGISFGIPNPFEVEMARVICDWVPSVEKVRMCSSGTEATMSAIRLARGFTKRDYIVKFNGCYHGHSDSLLVAAGSGALTHGEPDSAGVPRAFAEKTIVLPYNDVAALEKVFDEQGEQIAAIIVESYPANAGLVFPKPGYLDLLSSITKKHGALLIFDEVMTGFRLGKAGVQGIENLTPDLSCFGKVIGGGLPVGAFGGRADVMDMLAPLGPVYQAGTLSGNPLAMAAGLAQLKELGKVSGFPRLEQLGAHFEAGLRSLLDAKGMPYRFNRTGSMFCLFFTDREIVNVDDVMKQDLELFKKFFWGCLDKGIYIAPSPYETGFLSLAHTEADLDDTLTVFDEVLTAI; encoded by the coding sequence GCCGCCAAGGAGAAGATCCCCGGCGGTGTGAACTCCCCCGTCCGCGCCTTCCGTAATGTCGGCGGCGAGCCTTTCTTCGTCCGCCGCGCCAAGGGCAGCCGCATCGAGGACGTGGATGGCAAGACCTACATCGACTACATCGGCTCGTGGGGGCCGAACATCCTCGGCCACGCGCCGACCGTGGTGACGAATACGATCCACGAGGTCGCCAAGGACGGCATCTCCTTCGGCATCCCGAATCCCTTCGAGGTCGAGATGGCGCGCGTCATCTGCGACTGGGTGCCCTCCGTGGAAAAGGTCCGCATGTGCTCCTCCGGCACCGAGGCGACCATGTCCGCGATCCGCCTCGCCCGCGGCTTCACCAAGCGCGACTACATCGTGAAGTTCAATGGCTGCTACCATGGTCATAGTGATTCGCTGCTCGTGGCCGCCGGTTCCGGCGCTCTAACACATGGCGAGCCCGATTCCGCCGGTGTGCCGAGGGCCTTCGCCGAGAAGACCATCGTGCTGCCCTACAATGACGTGGCGGCGTTGGAGAAAGTCTTCGACGAACAAGGCGAGCAGATCGCCGCGATTATCGTGGAGTCTTACCCCGCGAATGCCGGCCTCGTTTTCCCGAAGCCCGGCTACCTCGACCTGCTGTCTTCCATCACGAAGAAGCACGGCGCGCTGCTCATCTTCGACGAAGTCATGACCGGCTTCCGCCTCGGCAAGGCCGGCGTGCAAGGCATCGAAAATCTAACACCCGACCTGAGCTGCTTCGGCAAGGTCATCGGCGGCGGATTGCCGGTCGGTGCCTTCGGCGGCCGAGCCGATGTGATGGACATGCTCGCGCCGCTCGGCCCGGTCTATCAGGCCGGCACGCTTTCCGGCAACCCGCTCGCGATGGCCGCCGGCCTCGCCCAGCTCAAGGAGCTCGGCAAGGTCTCCGGCTTCCCCCGCCTCGAACAACTCGGCGCGCATTTCGAAGCCGGCCTGCGCTCGCTGTTAGACGCGAAGGGCATGCCCTACCGATTCAACCGCACCGGCTCGATGTTCTGCCTGTTCTTCACCGACCGCGAGATCGTCAACGTGGACGACGTGATGAAGCAGGACCTGGAACTGTTTAAGAAGTTCTTCTGGGGCTGCCTCGACAAGGGCATCTACATCGCCCCGAGCCCCTACGAAACCGGCTTCCTCAGCCTCGCGCACACCGAAGCGGATCTCGATGATACGCTCACGGTTTTCGATGAAGTGCTGACGGCGATCTGA